The following are encoded together in the Streptomyces rapamycinicus NRRL 5491 genome:
- a CDS encoding extracellular solute-binding protein gives MAAGVPVSAALAACGSSGPSKSGGATYWYLSGQPQQGVRAGAVDAFNKAHPKQQIKDTTFQNDAYKTKIKTAIGAGQAPTIIWGWGGGTLRTYVKAGQVEDLTSWFDEHSEVKKRLFPSSFAAATVDGKIYAMPCETVQPIILYYNRKVFDQVGVNPPKSWDDIMALVPKFNAKGIAPFSLGGQSRWTNMMWLEFLFDRIGGPEVFQAVIEGEKNAWSNPHAIAALTKVQELVKAHGFIKGFSSITADSNADQALLYTGKAAMMLHGSWSYGIQQADGGDFVSSGALGYMTFPPVEGGKGDPSDTVGNPAQYLSISAKASAEQKKIAKDFFATGVLQDTEVKKWIDNGSVPIRLGTEKALAASKSADFLQFTYDIASKAKVFGQSWDQALSPTAAETLLDNIVKLFQLSISPKQFVRNLNEVTGK, from the coding sequence CTGGCCGCCGGCGTGCCGGTCTCCGCTGCGCTGGCGGCCTGCGGCTCGTCCGGTCCCAGCAAAAGCGGTGGAGCCACGTACTGGTACCTGAGCGGCCAGCCGCAGCAAGGTGTCAGAGCCGGCGCGGTGGACGCGTTCAACAAGGCCCACCCCAAGCAGCAGATCAAAGACACCACCTTCCAGAACGACGCGTACAAGACGAAGATCAAGACCGCCATCGGTGCCGGCCAGGCGCCCACCATCATCTGGGGTTGGGGAGGTGGGACGCTGCGCACCTATGTGAAAGCCGGCCAGGTTGAGGACCTCACCTCGTGGTTCGACGAGCACTCCGAGGTCAAGAAGCGGCTGTTCCCGTCCTCGTTCGCCGCGGCAACCGTCGACGGCAAGATCTACGCGATGCCGTGCGAGACCGTGCAGCCGATCATCCTCTACTACAACAGGAAGGTCTTCGACCAGGTCGGCGTGAACCCACCGAAGTCCTGGGATGACATCATGGCGCTGGTGCCCAAGTTCAACGCCAAGGGCATAGCACCGTTCTCCCTCGGTGGCCAGTCCCGGTGGACGAACATGATGTGGCTGGAATTCCTGTTCGACCGCATCGGCGGTCCGGAGGTGTTCCAGGCCGTCATCGAGGGCGAGAAGAACGCCTGGTCCAACCCGCACGCCATCGCCGCGCTGACCAAGGTGCAGGAGCTGGTCAAAGCCCACGGGTTCATCAAGGGCTTCTCCTCGATCACCGCGGACTCCAACGCCGACCAGGCGCTGCTGTACACCGGCAAGGCCGCGATGATGCTGCACGGCTCCTGGTCGTACGGCATCCAACAGGCCGATGGTGGGGACTTCGTCTCCAGCGGCGCGCTGGGGTACATGACCTTCCCGCCCGTTGAGGGCGGCAAGGGCGATCCGAGCGACACCGTCGGCAACCCCGCTCAGTACCTGTCCATCTCCGCGAAGGCCAGCGCCGAGCAGAAGAAGATCGCCAAGGACTTCTTCGCCACAGGCGTCCTCCAGGACACCGAGGTGAAGAAGTGGATCGACAACGGGTCGGTTCCGATCCGGCTGGGCACGGAGAAGGCGCTGGCCGCCTCCAAGAGCGCCGATTTCCTGCAGTTTACCTACGACATCGCCAGCAAGGCCAAGGTGTTCGGCCAGTCCTGGGACCAAGCGCTCAGTCCGACGGCCGCCGAGACCCTGCTGGACAACATCGTCAAGTTGTTCCAACTGTCCATCTCACCAAAGCAGTTCGTCCGCAACCTCAACGAGGTCACCGGCAAATGA
- a CDS encoding carbohydrate ABC transporter permease has product MSTTLTEPRRPRKGTHRERQRHSRQAARRHNWAGGLAGWLWLVVVAVPLYWTLITSLKAQSRYYASNPLVPSGDPTLDNYRLVIESDFLRYFVNSVVVTAGAVVPAVVFSFMAAYAIVRGWRMRVLRAMNGLFLTGLAIPLQATVIPVYLIIIKLRLYDSLLALILPSIAFAIPLSVLVLANFIRDVPKELFDSMRVDGATEWTTLWRLAAPLTRPAILTVTIFNALTIWNGFLLPLVLTQSPDRRTLPLALWTFQGQYGVNVPAVLAAVVLTTLPVLVLYAFGRRQLLSGLTAGFSR; this is encoded by the coding sequence GTGTCCACCACGCTGACCGAGCCGCGACGACCGCGGAAGGGCACCCACCGTGAGCGGCAACGCCACTCCCGTCAGGCGGCCCGCCGGCACAACTGGGCCGGCGGCCTGGCCGGGTGGCTCTGGCTCGTCGTCGTCGCCGTACCCCTGTACTGGACCCTCATCACCAGCCTCAAGGCCCAGAGCCGCTACTACGCGAGCAACCCGCTGGTGCCTTCGGGCGACCCCACACTGGACAACTACCGGCTGGTCATCGAGTCCGACTTCCTTCGCTACTTCGTGAACAGCGTCGTGGTCACCGCCGGCGCCGTGGTGCCGGCGGTCGTGTTCTCCTTCATGGCCGCCTACGCGATCGTACGTGGTTGGCGCATGCGGGTCCTGCGTGCGATGAACGGATTGTTCCTCACGGGTCTGGCCATCCCGTTGCAGGCGACGGTGATCCCGGTGTACCTGATCATCATCAAACTGCGTCTGTACGACAGTCTGCTGGCGCTGATCCTTCCGTCGATCGCCTTCGCCATCCCGCTCTCGGTGCTGGTGCTCGCCAACTTCATCCGCGACGTGCCCAAAGAACTGTTCGACTCGATGCGGGTCGACGGCGCCACCGAATGGACGACACTGTGGCGGCTGGCGGCACCGCTCACCCGACCGGCCATCCTCACCGTGACCATCTTCAACGCACTGACCATCTGGAACGGATTCCTGCTGCCGCTGGTCCTCACTCAGAGCCCTGACCGCCGGACCCTGCCGCTCGCACTGTGGACCTTCCAGGGCCAGTACGGGGTCAATGTCCCTGCCGTTCTCGCCGCCGTCGTCCTCACCACACTGCCTGTCCTGGTCCTGTACGCGTTCGGCCGCCGCCAGCTGCTGAGCGGTCTGACCGCCGGATTCAGCCGTTGA